The Acidimicrobiales bacterium genomic sequence AGTTGGGGAAGTACGAGGTCCGAACCAGGACGGGTACGCCGAGCCGGTCAACCCGGAACGAGACGGTGTCCACCCCGGCTTGTACGTCTCGGACGACGACGGCCGGCAAGGGTCGCCGTTCCGGCTGGTCAGCAGCCGCCATCCGTTGCCATCCGTCGGGGCCGCCCACCGTGCGTACCACGGCATCCGACCCCTGCTGGAATACCTCCACCGCCGGATCCATCCACCCGGCGTGGTCTACGTCGGAGAAGGCGGCCGGCTCGACGTCCAGCGGGACCACTAGGTCGGCCCCGTCGACGGCGAACACCGTCCACGGCCCACTGGTGGCCAGTTCGGTCAGGTGCCGGTGGGCCCGGGCTTCGTCGACGGCCCTCTCGGAGAAGGCGGCGTAGTAGGGGACGCCAAGCTGGCGTAGGTGGTCCACCCCGGCCTCCAGGTCGAAGCCCCGGTAGGGCAGGCCCCGCTGAGCTCGGGACGGCGACTCCGAAAGCTCCGACTGGACCAGGAAGTGGTACGGGGTGGTAGTGGACGCCTCGAAGTACAGACCCTCCATGGAGCCGATGCAGCCGTCGGTCCAGTGGGGCAGGAGCATGAGAGCCATTGGCGTGCCGTAGCGGACCAGGTCGCTGTGGTACTCCCACAGCACCCGGCCGCACCCATTCTGCTCGGCGATCCCAACCAGGGTGTCGGTCAGGGCCCGCTGCTCCTCCCAGCCGCCTCCCGTGTCGTCGCCCACCCGGGCCTCGTATCCGGCAAAGTTCCACCGGACCCACGGCCGCCCCAGGTTTAGCTCCTCGCTCTCGAAGCCCAGCCACGAGTAAGTGTTACCGGACATCGAACCGGTGGGCAGGACCCGTAACGGCATCCCCAGGTAGGCCACAAGAGCCAGGGAAGCCATGACCGCTCCCCCACCGCTGACCAGGCGACCGGACCGTCCGGAGGCCGTCCGGCGAAGGCCGTCGAGCATGCGTCCGGCCAGGCGCACCACGTCGGCGACGCCGATGGCGGCCAGGAGGTAGATGCTCAGGTAGTAGGCGGGCAGGACCCGGCCGTTGTAGAGGCGGCCCTCCGGAAGGTGGACGAAGGCCAACCCTAGGAAGAGGGCCGAACCGGCCAGCACCAGGCCAAGTCGCCGGCGGAAGGCGATGGAAGCCAACAGGCCGACGGCGGCCACCACGATGGCCAGCTGCAACGGTGGGTCGTTGGTCAAGAAGTCGGCAGCCAGCTCGTCGCGGTCCAACAGGTAGGACCGGAACCGGGTCAGCTTGTGCCACGCCATGTCGTTGAGGTGGGCTCGCTGCCACCAGAACGGCAGCACCCAGAAGGCCGAGCAGAGGCCGGCCACCAGCCCGGTGGTCAGCATCCACCGCACCGATTGTCGGCCAGGCCGTAGGACGACGGCCACCGCCGAGGCCACCAGGGCGTAAAAGGCGACCAGCAGGTGGCAGAGCCCGGTGAGGGCCAGCAAGACGGCTGCTGGGGCCCGTCCCCGTCCGGTCTCCAGACCCCGGACCAGCAGGCCCAGATACACGAGGACGGCGGCCACGGCCAGGGTAAAGGCGAACTCGCCGGCCATGGTCGACATGAGATTGCCACCCATGATGTTGAACGACCGGTCGAACATGAACGGCAGGGTGGCCACCGCGGTGAGAGCCGGGCCGGGGAAGGGCAGGCCGGCCAGGCGGCCGGTAAGCCACCCGGAGACCGGCATGACCAACAGGCCGGCCACTGTGACCCACTTGAGGGCCAGGCCGTAGTGGACGGGGACCACCAACACGACCACCGTGGCCAGGAGGGCAAGGAGGGCTGGCCAGCGGGCCGGGCGACGGCGGACCAGCCGTACGGCGGCCCAGCCGAGAGCCGGCAAGACCACGGCCAGCAGCGGTGTGGCCAGGCCGACGTCCAAGGCCACCACGAACAGCATGGGGACCACCATGTAGAAGTGGTAGGCGGGGAAACCGGCGTACCAGTCGGGGGTCCAGCCGCTGAGGCGGAACCGGGGCAGCAACTCGTCGCGGAGGAAGGCCGGCCCCCAGACGTGGGCGCCCAGATCGCCACCAGTGGGAGTGGTGCCGGTGAACAGCACACCGTCGGGGTTGACCACCCACAGCACGAACAGGACGCTGCCAGTGACCAAAAGGCCGGTCACCCAGGCGGTGAACGGGACCCGACGCAGGAAGGCCACCAGCGGGCCGGCCAACTCGGCCGCCTCGGGGGACCCGGCGGGGGTCGGTTCGATGACCGGCTCCCCGGGGGCCGGACCGGGGCCGCCCATCAGCCGCCCACGCCGACTAGCAGCATGGTGACGGCCACAGCGTTGAAGCCGAGGTGGGCCCAGACGGCCCGGCCCAGGCGGCCGTCACGCTGGACCAGCCATCCGCAGACCAGGCCGATAGTCACCAGGGCCGGGAACTGGAGGGGCTGCAGGTGGGCGAACCCGAACACCACGGCCGAGACCACCAGGGCGACCCGAGGTCGCATCCGGGCCTCGAAGGCCCGGAGAGCCAGCCCACGGAAGAAAACCTCCTCGACGATCGGGGCGCCGATCACGACAGAGAGCACGAGAAGCAGGATGCCGCCCAGGCCGTCGGCCTTGTCGGTCAGCTCGCGGGCCGGCGCCGAGATGTCCAGGTCGTCATCCAGCAGGAGCAGCGGCAGATAGATGACCGGCACGACGAACATCTGGCAGACGACACCGACCCACAGCCCTCCCCACACGTCCCGGGCCCTGGCCCCCCAGCCCAGGTCGGACCAGCGCACCCCCCGCACGACCACCAGCCACAGCGGAACGCCCAGCAGGCCCACCCACAGGGCGGCCTGCATCACGGCAACCATGGACAACGGCAGCACCTCGTCCACCTCGTAGTCGCCAAGGGTGAAGATCAACCCGGCCACCACCACGCTGGCCACCATCCCGATGACGACGCCAGCCACCACGTGGCCGATACCCCAGGCCCGGCCGGGTTCGGCCTCCTCGACGGGCTGGTCCTCCATCCAACGAACCCTAGCGACGGCTCCAACAGCCGCCCCGGTCGCCCAGCCGGGGTCGATCTGAGACGCCTCTCCCGTACGATGAAGGCATGGCAGAACGCCCCGACAAGCGCGCTGGACGGCGCCCCGAGCGTCCGGACCAGTCCGATCGCTGGCCCCCGACGGGTGCCCGACCGGGCCGCAACCAGGGCTGGCCCCGCTGGGGAATATGGATGGTTATGGGCCTGATCGCCGCCGCCCTGTTCTTCCCCAGCTTCCTGCCCTCCGACCAGATCGACGAGGTGGCCTACGACCGGTTCCTGGACCGGGTGGCGGTCGGCGAGGTGGCCGAGATCCTGGTCGACAACCAGACGGGTCGCATCGAGTTCACCGACGCGGAGGGCGCCACCTACGCCACCACCGGCCCCCTGGAACTCTCGATAGACGACCGGAGGCTGCTGGCCGACAGCGGCGCTGCGGTGCGCTTCGAAACGCCACAGCCCGGCTTCCTCCAGACGTGGCTGCCCCTGCTGCTCCCCGTCGGGCTCATCATCTTGTTCTTCGTGTGGATCAACCGCCGGGCCCAGGGCCAGATGAGCGGGATGATGTCCATCGGCCGGTCACGGGCCAAGACCTACACCACCGAGCGTCCGGACACGACGTTCGATGACGTGGCCGGCTACGCCGGGGTGAAGCAGGAAATCCGCGAGGTAGTGGACTTCCTGAAGGACACCGAGAAGTTCGCCGAGATCGGCGCCCGGGTCCCCAAGGGGGTGCTGCTGGTCGGCCCTCCGGGCACCGGCAAGACGCTCATCGCCCGAGCGGTAGCCGGCGAGGCCGGCGTGCCGTTCATGTCGGTCACCGGGTCGGACTTCATGGAGATGTTCGTCGGAGTGGGCGCCAGCCGGGTCCGCGACCTGTTCGAGACGGCCCGCAAGATGGGCCGGGCCATCATCTTCATCGACGAGGTCGACTCGGTCGGACGCAAGCGAGGCGCCGGCCTGGGAGGCGGCCACGACGAACGGGAGCAGACCCTGAACCAGATGCTGTCCGAGATGGACGGATTCGAGGACAGCGGCGGCATCGTGATGCTGGCGGCCACCAACCGGCCCGACATCCTGGACCCGGCCCTGCTGCGTCCCGGCCGCTTCGACCGCCAGGTCGTGGTGCCGCTGCCCGAGTTGGACGACCGGCGGCAGATCCTGGACGTGCACGTCAAAGGTAAGCGAGTGGACGACGACGTGGACCTGGACCTGGTGGCCCGGGGCACGCCCGGCATGAGCGGTGCCGACCTGGCCAACCTGGTCAACGAGGCGGCCCTGATCGCCGTGCGAACTGGTGAAGACAGCATCCGGGCCGACCACTTCGAGTCGGCCCGTGACCGCACCCTCATGGGCCAAAAGCGCGAGTCGATGGCCCTTACCCCAGACGAGAAGGAGGCCATCGCCTACCACGAGGCGGGCCACGCCCTTTGCGCCGCCGTGCTCCCGACGGCCGACCCGCTCCACAAGGTGACGATCATCCCCAGCGGCATGGCCCTCGGCGTGACCATGCAGTTGCCGGAAGAAGAGCGCCACATCCACCGACAGGACTACCTGGAGGACTCGCTGGTCGTGATGATGGGTGGGCGCATGGCCGAGGATCTGGTGTTCGGCGTGGGCTCCACGGGGGCCAGCAACGACCTGGTGCGGGCCACCGAGATCGCCCGGAAGATGGTCCGGGAGTGGGGCATGAGCGACCGGGTCGGCCCCATGGCGTGGGG encodes the following:
- a CDS encoding CPBP family intramembrane metalloprotease yields the protein MEDQPVEEAEPGRAWGIGHVVAGVVIGMVASVVVAGLIFTLGDYEVDEVLPLSMVAVMQAALWVGLLGVPLWLVVVRGVRWSDLGWGARARDVWGGLWVGVVCQMFVVPVIYLPLLLLDDDLDISAPARELTDKADGLGGILLLVLSVVIGAPIVEEVFFRGLALRAFEARMRPRVALVVSAVVFGFAHLQPLQFPALVTIGLVCGWLVQRDGRLGRAVWAHLGFNAVAVTMLLVGVGG
- the ftsH gene encoding ATP-dependent zinc metalloprotease FtsH encodes the protein MAERPDKRAGRRPERPDQSDRWPPTGARPGRNQGWPRWGIWMVMGLIAAALFFPSFLPSDQIDEVAYDRFLDRVAVGEVAEILVDNQTGRIEFTDAEGATYATTGPLELSIDDRRLLADSGAAVRFETPQPGFLQTWLPLLLPVGLIILFFVWINRRAQGQMSGMMSIGRSRAKTYTTERPDTTFDDVAGYAGVKQEIREVVDFLKDTEKFAEIGARVPKGVLLVGPPGTGKTLIARAVAGEAGVPFMSVTGSDFMEMFVGVGASRVRDLFETARKMGRAIIFIDEVDSVGRKRGAGLGGGHDEREQTLNQMLSEMDGFEDSGGIVMLAATNRPDILDPALLRPGRFDRQVVVPLPELDDRRQILDVHVKGKRVDDDVDLDLVARGTPGMSGADLANLVNEAALIAVRTGEDSIRADHFESARDRTLMGQKRESMALTPDEKEAIAYHEAGHALCAAVLPTADPLHKVTIIPSGMALGVTMQLPEEERHIHRQDYLEDSLVVMMGGRMAEDLVFGVGSTGASNDLVRATEIARKMVREWGMSDRVGPMAWGSQGQVFLGDDLMHTRDYSDDTARVIDEEVQRILTDQEDRCRKLLTDHRNALDLIARSLLEHETISGDEVGRLVKVAAAPGSTPAPVEDPTTVD